From the genome of Mesorhizobium japonicum MAFF 303099, one region includes:
- a CDS encoding TetR family transcriptional regulator C-terminal domain-containing protein, producing MNTGTEAPRRTRIQQEKRELILEAALEVFSTHGFRGSTIDQIAEAAGMSKPNLLYYFRRKEDIHETLMQRLLDTWLAPLRELDDIGDPMTELRSYIRRKLEMARDFPRESRLFANEILQGAPRIMPLLAGELKTLVDEKAAVIKGWMRAGKIAKTDPWHLIFSIWATTQHYADFDVQVRAVLGPNRGGDGRFEDAARFLEQLFLEGLKPRG from the coding sequence GTGAACACCGGCACAGAAGCCCCTCGCCGCACGCGTATCCAGCAGGAAAAGCGCGAACTCATCCTGGAGGCGGCGCTCGAAGTGTTCTCCACCCATGGCTTCCGCGGCTCGACCATCGACCAGATCGCCGAAGCGGCCGGCATGTCGAAGCCCAACCTGCTCTATTACTTCCGCCGCAAGGAAGACATTCACGAGACATTGATGCAGCGCCTGCTCGACACCTGGCTGGCGCCGCTGCGCGAACTCGACGACATCGGCGATCCGATGACTGAGCTGCGCAGCTACATCAGGCGCAAGCTTGAAATGGCGCGCGATTTCCCGCGCGAGAGCCGGCTGTTCGCCAACGAAATCCTGCAGGGCGCGCCGCGCATCATGCCGCTGCTGGCGGGCGAGTTGAAAACGCTGGTCGATGAGAAAGCCGCCGTCATCAAGGGTTGGATGCGCGCCGGCAAGATCGCCAAGACCGATCCCTGGCACCTGATCTTCTCGATCTGGGCAACGACGCAGCACTACGCCGATTTCGACGTCCAGGTGCGCGCCGTGCTCGGGCCGAACCGCGGCGGCGACGGCCGCTTCGAGGACGCGGCAAGATTCTTGGAGCAATTGTTTCTTGAGGGGCTGAAGCCGAGGGGCTGA